A genome region from Arachis duranensis cultivar V14167 chromosome 6, aradu.V14167.gnm2.J7QH, whole genome shotgun sequence includes the following:
- the LOC107493843 gene encoding uncharacterized protein LOC107493843 has translation MPHRKDTSTSPTQKQEGRGDRTEYYEYHRLYGNPTNECFDLKNIIEKLVRTGRLYRYLANKSDEPRKRRREEEVGRTERPPRTLERHVHMIDGGFAGGGVSKSSRKRHLKEIYHVKEGEGAPELPTITFTKEDAAGIISGHDDPMVITIMLANANLHRTLVDQGSSMDILLKMAFDKLGLEEKELKAYPNSLFGLGDAPIQPLGYISLHTTFGKGNRSRTLNIDYIVVDVGTSYNALIGRTTLNQLSAVVSTPHLCMKFPTTEGIATVRADQKTAHRWYNKSLNLRGKREEIHAIELGRVQGQEELRPQPKGETKKFKSEILQIK, from the coding sequence ATGCCACACAGAAAAGATACCTCCACCTCACCCACTCAAAAGCAAGAAGGGAGGGGAGATCGGACAGAGTACTATGAATACCATCGACTCTACGGAAAtcccaccaacgaatgcttcgaTTTAAAgaatatcatagaaaaattggtaagaACGGGAAGACTATATCGGTACTTAGCCAACAAATCAGAtgagccaagaaaaagaagaagagaagaagaggttggacgAACTGAACGACCACCTCGCACCTTGgagagacacgtccacatgatagATGGAGGATTTGCAGGAGGGGgagtctccaaatcatctcgcaaaagacatctgaAGGAGATATATCACGtcaaagaaggagaaggagcacCCGAACTCCCTACTATCACCTTCACTAAAGAAGACGCAGCTGGTATCATCTCaggacatgacgatcccatggtcatcactatcatgtTAGCCAATGCTAATCTCCACCGCACGTTGGTAGACCAGGGAAGCTCGATGGACATTCTGTTAAAAATGGCCTTtgacaaactcggcctagagGAAAAAGAGCTcaaagcatatccaaacagcctATTCGGACTGGGAGACGCTCCaatccaaccacttggataTATCTCCCTGCACACcacctttggaaaaggaaatCGGTCAAGGACACTcaacatagactacatcgtggttgaCGTAGGTACATCCTACAATGCCCTGATTGGTCGGACAACGCTAAATCAGCTTAGCGCAgtagtctcgactccacatctatgcatgaagttcccgaCCACAGAAGGAATTGCAACAGTAAGAGCAGACCAGAAGACAGCGCACCGCTGGTACAACAAAAGTCTGAATCTCAGaggcaaaagagaagaaatccACGCCATTGAGCTCGGGAGAGTTCAAGGACAGGAAGAACTTCGTCCACAACCTAAAGGTGAAACAAAAAAGTTCAAATCGGAGATACTCCAGATAAAATGA